The Saccharolobus shibatae B12 genomic interval AGCGATTAAACCCTGAGCTATTACCGATAGATCCTCGTTTTCTCCTTTTCCTACATCGAATGATATAAGCCCCTTACCTCCAGTAGCCTCAATTAGTTTATCCCAGTCTATGGTGTTTTGTGACGTAATTATCCTGAATTTTCTGTTAGATACGAAATCCTCTAACCTTGCTAATACTGATGCAAAAGATTGATCCTGTAACTTCTGAATAAACTGTAATTCACTCATTGTCTTCTTATCGTCCTCCGTTAGGAATTCCGCTGGGTCTAGTTCCTCATTTTTTAGGGCTAGGATTGTTTCGTAAAAGTCGTTAAAGGTGATCTCGTCATATTTCTTAAGCAAAGCCCTCAACACTACTTTTATTATGAACAATACGTAAACCGCAGATTCCTCTAGATTGAGCATCTTTTTGAATAATTGTACTGCTTTCCCTACAGTATAATCTACTGCATCATCTCGTCTTGTAAAGAATTTAGGCAGTGTAAGCGGATTAATTCCGAAATTAGGATCCCTGTTAGGACTGCCTATCGTAAAGTAGAAGTCTGCTATTTGGCTAAGTTTTCTCGCAGATTGTGAGTTTGGGTCTACGAATACTACTAGCCCATACTTCATTAATTCCTGTGCTAAAATTTCTAGCGTGTTACTTTTTCCAGACCCTGTCGCTCCTAAGATTAATGCATGTCTCTGGAAATCGACCCAATCTAGATATACTTTCTCATCATAGATAACATCGTCTCCGATATAGAAGTCTTTTCTCTCTAACTTGGAATACGGCAAAGCAGTAGTAACTGCTAACCTGACCTTTCCTGTCTTAGGAATTGCTATGAGTTTATTATAATCATCATCGGTAGACCAGAGCCATATTCTAAGCTCAGATGTAACGTCACTCCAGCCGAGTTTAGGAATTTTATCTTCCCATCTAGAGAATAACCCTTTGGTTTTGGATAGTCTGTAACCTAATGCACCAGAATGGGTGCTGATATAATCATGCAGCAGTGTTACTGACTCTTTTAATGTTCCTTTATCATCACCGAGGATATATATCTTAACGAGATATACTGGATTTTTTATAAGGCTCTTAATTTGCTGGTCTATGGTAGTCGAATTCCCGTTTTTCTCTACCTTTTGCCTAAGTATCCATTTTACCATATTATCTAGATTAAGCCAGACCCGGAGCTGATAGTTAGGTGGGAGCTCCATTACAAAGTTACTGAGGTCGTGGTATAATATCGGAGCGAAGAAGTCTCTCTCGTGAGGGAAAGGTCTCTCTTTCAGTGTAACTTCTACAATATAAGGAGGGACTGGTATATCTTTCTCTTCGACTGGTTTAACTGCAAAAAATTGCCTCATTATGTTTATGTCGCCAGAAGTCCTTAGAAATATCCTAATCCTATCCTTCTCTTTATCAAACCAATATATTGTCTCGATTGTCCTTCCTAAGACTTCATGCAGCTTTAACTTCGTATAATCGATATCCAGAGCGGGGAATATCTCGTAGAGTTTCATACTAAAAGAAAGTGCATTTAAAAAATGATTACCGTTAAACTCCCCAGTTTACTGTTTGACACAATACCGCTTTATCGCATTCTCTAACTCTAGTTCTAATCTCCCTCTAAAAATCTCCGTTAAAACGTGTGGGGGTAGGTTAAGATTTATAACATCGTCTTTTATCTCTTTCATAATACTGATTAGAGCGTTTATGGCGGTAGTAACGACCATGAATACTTGATCTAGATAGAATGAATCCGTGAAGATTGTTTTTATTATGCCTTCCTTTATAAGTTGAGCCGAATTCTCGCCTAGTCTAAACCTGTGTGCTATTTCATCCGCATAATTCGTATAATCACCCGCACCTATTCTTACTTTTTTCAACCTCTCATACTTTTCGCATATGTTAGGAGTGAATATGGTATTAGAATTGCAGCTCTGCTCGAGGAACTGTGTTGATGTAATATATTCTTTATCGAGAATTTTTAACATATTAACTAGGTCTTCAGTTTTTAACGATCCCAGGGCATCATGTCTGAAATTTATTGCAGCTTTTACTGCAGAACTTATTGAGAGTTTTATGCAGTCGTTATTTTCCTTGCAAGCTTCATAAAATAAGGTATCGATACTATCTACTTCATCTTTATACCGTAATTCTATACTGGAGACTTTAGAGGTTATTCCTATTATCGTGTCTAATAACGTTAAGTATCCTTCTAGGACTTTGTTGAAATCTGAATAAACATCGTTATTGATCTTTGTAGCAGAAAGAACTTCCTTAAGGAATCCCATTAGGCTAGTTAGCTCACCACTTTCTTTGATAAACTCTTCCGTCATGTTCAAGATTTGTGTTGCGTCTATTACCCTGGAAAACGTCTTCATTAAATATTCGTCCACTACATGCCTTTTTGATTTTAGATCATGAAGTAGTCTCATTATTTCGTAAATAGTATTATCATACCCTCTAAGGAAGACTACTTTGTACCTCATTTCATCGCAGATTCCCGCTTTATTAGAGATATAAAGCAATACTGCCTCTTTCACGACGTCTGATGTTTTTCCATATTTTTCAATCTCTTTTGCGATCCAATCATCTACCCTTGCACTTATAACTTTCGTATATTTCACCGCTTAAAATCTACGTTTATAAATAAATAAACGTTATGTATACAAAAAGGGTATTACCATTAAACTGGGGAGTTTACCGAGAAAAAATCAATTAGAATAAAATAACTGCTAGGATGAATAGAAACCAGCCGAATAACAGCAGATATAGAATGTATTTTCTATACGCTACAAAAACATACATTAACGCCGAAGGCAATGTTGCTGTTACTAGGAATGCAAAAACGGTTAAATAGGTTTGCGGTAATCCTCCGAAGAGCTCCTCCCCTACGTTGTACACTATATTAAATAGCTGCATTAATAATGAGACTAGATAGTTTGCGGCTCCTTCCAATCCCATCATAAGTTAATCACCCCCTGGATTTGATAGCTGAACTGGTCATTCTGCAACAAATCAAAAGTCACTTGAACACTATCTATCCCTTGCTTTAGTAAGTATTCAATATAGTTATACAGCGTAGACAGTGCTGGGCTATTTCCTTCCAGTACAATATAGAACTTTGTAGGATTATCATTCTTTATTATTATATCTTGATAAGCGGGGATTACGAAGTATTTTATCGTACCGTTAGGGAAGCTTATACTTCCTTCAATAGATATTATAGTGTAAGATCCGTTTTCTATATACGACGGGGGATAATTAAGTACGCCATTCAGAACTATTAGATAAGTCCCATTTACACATGTTATTGTAATATTTCCTGTCTTGTTAAGAACAAACTCGTAATAAAGAACGTATTTTACGCTAACATTACTCACTTTAACTGTTTCATTTCTCGTAGTTATTGTGGAAGTCGTGTTGTTCTTGTGTGCATTCGTGTTAGTTGTCGTATTACTCGTTACTTTCTTAGTGTCTGTATTCTTATGTTCGATTATTCCTACGACTGCTGCAATAACTATTATAGCAATAAATACAGATGCAATTAATACGTCCTTTTTCATCTTTCCCCATCATTTAAGCAATTTAAAAATAATATGTAAGTGATGAGTGTAGCAGAAAAGATAAAACACTTATTATTCCCTTCACAAAAAGATCTAAACTATATCTCTACAAAGAGAGATATGACAATGTTAGCCCTTACAGTTATTGTGATTCTATTTACGTTTTTTAATTACAGACTAGTGTTTTTGGATATGATAGCGATCTTAGGTTATTATTTCATGCCTAAATATGCGTATAATGACAGCGGGGTATGGAGGATAACTGGAAAGAAAAAGAAGCTTTATTTCTCATGGAAAGACGTTAAAGAGATAGACCTTAACGGTGATAATTTATACTTTTTATTAAAAAATGACAAGATAGTTAAGATTGATGGAGTTAGAGATGCATATCGAATATTTATTGTCATAAAAAATAAAATCTAATTCAGGGAATCCCAGTGTTTATTGATAACATCATTTGACCAATTAGCCATAAAAGGAAGAAAATCCCGCCGAAAATTAGTACTATTTTTAATATAGGCCATACTGCAGATCCGTTTCCTGACGATTTCATTATTTTCTTCTTTTGTTGTTTGTAAGACGGGAGTGGACTTACTCCTGCATTTTTCCTCCACCACTCCTCATTCATTTTCGCCATTTTTCTCTGATGATACATCTCTTTCGCTAACCACTTCCAACCTTTATTATAAAGTCCTTTCTCAACTGGATCCATTTCATGATAATCTGGATCAGTATGAAGCCAGTCCTTTTCATCCTTCTTCATAAGTATAATATTTGATTTTAAGAATAAAAAAGGATTTCTCTTAGGGATTTAGTTTACTGAAGAAGTAGTACATATTGGCATCAACATATGCACGATCTGCTGCTTCCCTCGGCTTCATTCCTAGCGCTGCATTATTCTGTAAATTCTGTAAAACTAGATATTGATAGAATAGCTCTGTGCCCATCATTTTTTGAGCGTCTTTTAAGCTTGTGTTAGGCGGTAAAGATTCTGCAGCCTCCTGGACCTTCCACGGATCTACCTTAACGCCTCTGAGGTTAAGAGAAGCCAATCCAGCTTGGACATTCCTTAAATATTCCGCAGCTTTGTATTTCTCAACTTCTTTGTTAGCGTCTAAATATTCGTTTATCGCAGCTCTTTGTTGTGGAGTATATTTCTGCAATTCCTTATCTAACTGTTTTTCATCGTTTATAGCTGCAAGCCTGATTAATTCGTCTTTACTTACTCCTAAACCTGCAGCTTCCTTTGCAGCCTTATCTAATCTCTGCTTTGCTTCATCATACTTTGTGTAAAAGTCAGAATCTTTCGCTAGCCCTACTATTTCTTTAGGCTTAGTGCTCCCTAAGTTTGGCGTTAGCTGAGGAGCTATAGCCTCTATTGTTTGTCTAGCTGCTTTGTTTTCCTTCCTTTCCGACATGTAATTCTGAAGTCTTTCTTTTGCCTCACTCGCAGCACTTACGGTTCTCTGCGTTGTCTCTGCAGATGCCGAACCTACAGCATGCGACGCGAAACTTGCTGCACCTCTTGCTGCACCCGCTGCTCTCGCTACGCCCAAGCCCATCATTACCCACGTAAAGATGAATATTGGTCCCATCAGCCACAGCCATCCTCCCGAATAAGCTATGATAAACCTCAGGATTAGGGCGTCTACTACACCGCTTATCACGAAAGCTAGACCGACTTCAACTATAATATCGACAAACCTTCTAGTCCATTCAAATACCCAAAGTGCAGCCAAGAATGGAATCAAAGCAGCTAAAGTTAACAGTAACACTTGTCTGATTAAGCCCGCCATAAATATCGCAATAGTCAGTTCCAGCATAAACGTAAATGCCTGGGATAACGCATCACCGAATACGTTTGACGCAGTTGCAAGACCGAATAGAGCTCCAGTAGTAGTTAATAGCCCTGCCACATCGCTAGCCAGCATCTGTATATAGGTTGAAGGCAATATTTGGGATGCTAAGTAATTGAGAACTTGGGCACTCTGGTCCCAAATTATAACTCCTGCAGACGTAAAGATCCAGTAAACTCCCACCTTGTATATCAGATCTCTTAACAGATCGTAGAAGTCTCCATAGTTACCGAGAAATGCGTTAATTCCAACTGTCGCCGTCAAGAATAGTGGAACATATGTAGTTGCAAACGGCATAAAGACATTATTAAAGAAGTTATATGCTAAAGTCCCTACATTAGACGCCGAGTTTCCTTCTAGTGTTGGTACATATATTAGACTACTTATAGAACTAGCAATTCCAGAGTTTAATCCAGGGACTACAGATCCTACTCCGCTTATGAAATAGCTACTTAACGCCTGGAGAGCACTAATAAAAAATGATCCTATACTTCCAGGTTCTGCGACAAATGCCGTTTCCCCGGTGCCGTAATAGATCGTATTTCCATCAACATATGAGGCAGTAACTACAATATCATATCTGCCAGTTTCTGGTATAAATTCGACAATATACCCTGTAAACGTTTTACCATGACCTGCGTTAAATGTTTGATAGAAAGGTGCATTTACTATTGGATCTACAGAACCGCTAGGACAATATATTGTAATATTAACATTTGCCTGACCGAAATATGGTGAAACGACAACTACTATATATGCTGGTTGTCCAGGATCAAACACATTATCAGGAGCATAATTCCAATGTGCTCCTATCCCAAACGCTCCTCCTGGATAGTATTGATAAACATTAACATATACAGTAAGGACACCGTTATTTAATGCTGTAATTGTCCCATTATTAGATGTGTATTGTGCTGTAAGAACTGCAACAATAGCTCCAGCTGCCATCAGGGTAAGTCCGTATGTAAAGTCTTTTCTGATCGCTATTAACGCCATCAGTTCTATAAGTGCAGCGAGATAACTGAGAAATGTAGCTAATTGGGGGTTACTTGATCCAGTAGCTGCCATTACCAATAAGGAATTAGATAATATTAAAGCTGGGAATAAGAAAACCGCTAAAAATATTTTGACTTTAACTTCCTTCATTTCGGAAGATATACTATTTATAAATTATTCGTACTCAACCGTAATGGGGATTGCTATTCCCATTGGAGTTCCTATATAAGCTTTGTATACCTCGCCCTTTGTGAATGTATAATTTCCATATAGCTGTGCAAATACCATAGCATATCCGTTACTCAATTTATAGAACGGTTTACCCTGGGGTGTTGTTAATACATCAAAGGTTATATTATCGAAACCTATACTAATCGGTGTTGCTCTGATATAAGTTCTTTCATAGTAAACTACTTCTGCGTTCACGATATCCCACCACGTGATGTTAGGCAGCACAGGTCCAGAACTATTTGTATACGGTATTAAGAACACATAATATGTGTTGTTATGTTTATAGAATATTATCACGGACTGGTTAGGCTGTACTGTGGTCTGTGTTATACTTGAAGTAGTTGTTGATGAATTTGCGGTACCAGTTGAAGTAGTTGTTATAATACTGGGTGAAGTAGTTTGAGTAGAACTAGGACTAGTACTCGTCGGTTTATGATTTAGTAATATAAGTCCCATTATTACCCCTATTATTACTACTAAAGCTACTATTATACCTATTAACCCTTTATTCATTTCCTCTCCACCTTTTTGGTATTTAAAAATCTCAGAGACTTATTACCTTGTCTATAGTGGGATTATAATAGTATTTGAAATTCACGATCTGCTTATCAAATGTAAATATAGTATAAGGTAACGGATAGCTATAATATATTCCCTTAACAGCCTCAATCACTTGCGGAAAAGGTTCCAGAATACTCGATACTGGAGTAAAATTGTAATTAGGATACGATGTAAATTGAAAACCGAGCGGTTCTTCATTGTAATATGTAGCATAAACTACTACGGGATCGTAAATGAGCCATGACTGATTGTTACTATCTAATAGTCCATAAAATGATGTGTTTATTATCTGCAAGCCCTTAACATAATACCATATTGAATTCCATACGCCTACTCCGGTTAAGTCGAGAATACCTTTTGTAATGTTCCATGGGGAGAATACACTGAACAATGTTAAGCTATCATTATACATCTTATAATATCCACTTGTACTATTTCCGTTATAGAAAGTTGCCATCGAGACATAATAATCGTAGGCTGTAAGGTTCCCATTTGCAAGATGATATAAAGTATAGGCAAAAGCGACCAGGTTCAAGAAGTTATACCATTCCTCTTTCACCGTGACATTTTCGTTCATTTTTTGATAGATCCATGAAGGTGGCTGGACTAAATTATTTTGGACATTAAAAGAAAGATAGTAGTTTATTGTATTCCCGTTTTGTTGGGTATATTCTTGAGGAATTACTTCAATACTCCCAGCATTCCATGTTCTCTTAATCGAATAGTTAACAATGTTAATATGGTCATAAGTTGTTATAATAGTACTGTTAGGTTGGGGTTCGGAACTCCAAGTAGTATATGAGAAATAAGTACTAATATCCCTTGTGTTGTATATATTATTACCCACTTCAGTTGTTGGATTTGTACCGTTAAATACTTCAATTGTAATCGGAATTGTAATGCTGTAATCATACCAATTGTAAGTTTTTTCTTGGTAATTGAAAGAGGGATCAGTTGGGTAGTGATTAATGTATGTGACGTTTCCGCTCGTAGTCGTCTTAGTATATTGATATGCGGTTATCGTATATTGTAAATAAACAGTTTCTGGGACGCCTGGAGGTACATTTATGTCTCCCGAAATCTGAAACGTGTTTTGATATATGGGAGCTCCAGGGTAAGGTAACTCATAGTTTGGAACTGCCTCGTAAGAAATCTGAAAATTATTCGACGCTATAACGTTATTATTTGCTAGAAGGTATACTGTACCCCAAACTTTCATTCCGTAATATCTATTGATTATTGTTTGATTCCCGTTTTGAGAAGTCGACGAATGTGCGAGATACATATTCGTACTGTATGTAACACTCATGGTTAAAGTTACAGGATACATGTCGATTATTGAGTAAACTGGGGAGTTTAATGTTACTAAATCCGATGGAGGATAAGACCAATCTGTAGGAAAGCTTGTTGGAAATGTAACGTTTGACGGAATGAAAATTATTACATTATTTATTATTGGAGTAGGCGAGTAATTGGTCACGTGACTATAGAGGACACTCGCTATTTGTAAGAACTTCTGATAGTCTTCTGGAGATATTTCTGAAGCGTTTAAGCTCAAAGCCTTAAGCAGTACTGCGAGTAAATTAGAATTTCCATTTATTTGAATTGTATAGTTTGATAGAAGACTAGCTGGTACTTCTAATAGTGTCGAGATGTTTGGAGCAGAATAAACTACAGTATAGTTCTGCTGTGGTATAGGATGCGATGTTATGTTAATCGGCTTAGGCTGTGTTACTGTAGGAGGTGGCTGTATGGTGACTTGCTGTCCTAAGCTAGAATAATATGGTAATAGATATACAAATAATAAAACTAAGATGGCTAGTCCTAAAGCCCACATACTTCCGCTACGATAGTCTTTAGCCATAACTCCTCTGTTATTTATTAATTAATAAATAATGGGATGAAGATCCTCATAAGTTTAATAATGTTAATTTCAGTTCTCCTTATAGGAATAATTAAGCAGTATACACAATACATAATAATCAGAAAAAGGGCAAAAGAGCATGATGGGATAATTTACGCCGAGTCTGAAACTCCTAATGCCGCAGCCCTAACTTTTGTTAATAAAATAATCATTTACGGTAAACTGGGGAGTTTATCGAAATTTGCATTGCTTCACGAGAGTTATCATCTGAAACAGAAGAAACTCGCACTACTACAGCTGATTATTATGGCTTTCTTCACCTCATTGCTCTCCTATTCACTGTTTTTCCTAATAACAATCTATTTGTCTTATATAATGATAAATTGGAAAATAGAGCAGGATGCAGACTTATACGCTTTTAAGAACGCTACTACCTACGAAGCTAGATATCCGAGACCTAAAAGTAGAATTATAAGATTTCTAGTTTGGATTCTGGATTCGCATCCTCCAGATTATATTAGAATAAGTGAAGAATATAGAAGAAAAAATATATATTATCTTTTTTTGAAGGATATATTTACTGCTTAGCCTTCCTCTTCTCTAACCATAGAACGATCTTAGGTGTGACTATGTTAGTTAACTCATAGAAACCAGCTGCTGCTAGACCACCGCCAATGATATCCGTTACTGTGGCTGCATTTAGTCCAGCTACATTTACATTGCTTAATATTGTATTGCCTACGATTGCGGCACCCGCTGCAGCACCGAATGTATACCAGGTCGTTTCATGCATTCCGTTCTTTCTCATCTTTTTTCCTATTTGCACTAACTTTCTTAACATCCTTCTTCACTTATTTTCATATTTATAAATTAACAGATACTGATGAGTGACAAAAACAAGCAGAAGAAATCGGTAAAAACTCCGATTGAAGAAATGAGAGAATTGAGATGGTATGAGGTTCAAGGTTATCCAGTACTGTTTTACAGCGAATCGGATAGGGAATCCGAATATGGAAAGTTCATGGCAGAAGTTTCATCTCATGAGAAAATGTATGTCTATGCAAGTTACAGGGAGGAATTAGTAGAATTTGAAAAAGAACTGTTCTCAAACTTATATCTACAAATACCTAGGTTCTACGTAGGAATTCCAAAAAACGATAGGTTACAGATAATGAGGGGAAAAGAAGTAGACTTCCCCTTACCTATTTACAAAATTGACAGAGAGAAGAAACACAAAGATTACGTTATTCTTGAGGACGGTAGGTTTGCTAGGGCTTTGGTACCAGACATTAGAGAGCCTCCAGGTATGGATATTGAAGAGGCCTGTTTGGCTAGACTTTATCCCTTAAATATAATGCCGTTACACCTTGAACTTCTGATGAGGATAGAACACGTCCCAGAATCTAAAGTGGATTACCATATTGCTGCATTCAAAAGAGAATCCGCAAGAAGAAGCTTAGCTACAACTACCAGTTGGAGACAAAAGCATATGGAACATCTGACACTTCTAGAACAAGACAGATTGAATAATGCATCAACCCATAAATTTACCTATATGTTAATTTTAGTAGACAACGATCTTAACGTTCTCAAAGAAGCTACAGATTCAGTTATTGCTAATTCTAAGACGTGGTGTGTCACTAAACTAGATGTTCCGAAATACGTTCAGAAAGAACTCATAGAAAATTGGAGGATCGATTGGGTGAGACTTACAATGATTACGACTAATGTAAGACTCGGTTATCTCTATCCATTTGTAGATTCATCTATTATAGAGCAAAATGGTATATTTTTCGCAATAACTGATAGAGGATCTCCAGTAGTAATTAACCCCTGGGATAGGAAATACAAGGAAAATGGGCATATAATAGTGAGCGGGTTCTCTGGAGCTGGGAAGACTACTAGCATAGCGGCGTTACAGTATAGATTATTAAAGAGATTGAAAGAAAGGGAGGAGGACTTTTTCCTATTTGTCCTAGATCCTATAGGGAACTACAACCGCTTCTATAACGAGTTTATAGCTAAAGAACTCAATCTAGATGTAGAGAACAAATTCTTAGAGGAAGGAAAACCTATGGGTCTTGATCCCGTTCTCTTACATTCAATTGACCCTGCAGCAATGCCCGTTGAAATGGCGTTAAATTACCTCTATCAAGCGTTTGAAGTGCCAGCAGAATTAAAAGGAGTTATTGATATTGCTGTAATCACAGGACTGACTAAAATAAACGGGATAGAAAAGAGGATATCAAACTTAAGGGAACTTTATGAATATCTAAGAGATAGTAGCAATCTGAAAGAGCAGGAAGCCTCATACTATGTTGCCAGGGCAGTTGATGGAGCTTTCAGGAACATTTTCCAAGGTGAACCGCCGAAGTTCGAAAAAAACGTAGTTGTAATAGGCTTCAAAATAAACGACGTGACTACGCTTCAGACTGCAATGGGTTTACTTCTTAACGCTATTCTAGTAAAGTTATACTCACTCCCTAAGAGCATAAAGAAAATTGTGGTAATCGATGAGGCTCATAGAATACTTGCAAGAAGGGAGCTAGCGGATATAATGTCGAGGTTCTTCAGAGAGACTAGGAATCTAAATACATCAGTTATCGCGATGTCACAATTAATTACGGACTT includes:
- a CDS encoding VirB4 family type IV secretion system protein, with the protein product MSDKNKQKKSVKTPIEEMRELRWYEVQGYPVLFYSESDRESEYGKFMAEVSSHEKMYVYASYREELVEFEKELFSNLYLQIPRFYVGIPKNDRLQIMRGKEVDFPLPIYKIDREKKHKDYVILEDGRFARALVPDIREPPGMDIEEACLARLYPLNIMPLHLELLMRIEHVPESKVDYHIAAFKRESARRSLATTTSWRQKHMEHLTLLEQDRLNNASTHKFTYMLILVDNDLNVLKEATDSVIANSKTWCVTKLDVPKYVQKELIENWRIDWVRLTMITTNVRLGYLYPFVDSSIIEQNGIFFAITDRGSPVVINPWDRKYKENGHIIVSGFSGAGKTTSIAALQYRLLKRLKEREEDFFLFVLDPIGNYNRFYNEFIAKELNLDVENKFLEEGKPMGLDPVLLHSIDPAAMPVEMALNYLYQAFEVPAELKGVIDIAVITGLTKINGIEKRISNLRELYEYLRDSSNLKEQEASYYVARAVDGAFRNIFQGEPPKFEKNVVVIGFKINDVTTLQTAMGLLLNAILVKLYSLPKSIKKIVVIDEAHRILARRELADIMSRFFRETRNLNTSVIAMSQLITDFTNNEEAKAVYENAATRIILKQKDDKLVEKELAEFAGLTENEIDFVQHASPGMGILNLGNIKTPIYVKLTTKELEAFETEEVKTKKVIA